Sequence from the Caballeronia sp. SL2Y3 genome:
CAAGGCGTGTACGGCGGCTATTCGGGATGGGTCGAGCGCGCGGGGCGTTTCCGGTCGCTCGGCGACGGCCAGATCGACTTCAAGGCGATCTTCTCGAAGATGGCGCAATACGATTTCCCGGGCTGGGCCGTGCTGGAATGGGAATGCGCGTTGAAGCATCCGGAAGACGGCGCGCGGGAAGGCGCGACGTTCATTCGCGATCACATCATCCGCGTGGCCGAGCATGCGTTCGACGACTTCGCCGGCAGCGGCGCGAGCCGTGAGCAGATGCGCGATGTGCTCGGGATTGGGAACAAAGCAGGAGAAAAGCGATGAAGCGCGTGCGGCTCGGCATGGTCGGCGGCGGCGAGGGCGCGTTCATCGGCGCGGTGCATCGCATGGCGGCGCGGCTGGATGACCGCTATGAATTGCTGGCGGGCGCGTTGTCGTCCGATCCGCAGCGAGCGGCGGCGAGCGCGGCGGCCATCGGCTTGCCGCGCAGCTATGACGATTATCGTGAGATGGCGCGCGCCGAAGCGAGCCGCGCCGATGGCATCGAAGCGGTCGCGATCGTCACGCCGAATCATCTGCACGCGCCGATTGCGACGGCGTTTCTGGAAGCCGGCATCCACGTGATCTGCGACAAGCCGCTCGCGGTATCGCTCGATGAAGGCGAGGCGCTGGCGAAGCTCGCGCGGGAGAAGAATCGCGTGTTTGCGGTGACGTACACGTACACCGGCTATCCGCTCGTGCGCCATGCGCGCGCGCTGGTGCGGAACGGCGCGCTCGGCGATATCCGCGTCGTGCAGGTGGAGTACGCGCAGGACTGGCTTTCGATGCCCGTCGAGACACAGGCGAACCGGCAGGCGGCGTGGCGCACCGATCCGGCGCTCGCGGGCCCGGCGGGTTGTCTCGGCGATATCGGCACGCATGCGTATCAGTTGGCCGAGTATGTGACGGGCATGCGGCCTTCGGCGTTATCGGCGGAAGTGACGACGTTCGTGCCGGGACGACGCGTCGACGATCATGTTCAGGCGATGCTGCGTTATGCGAACGGCGCGCGCGGCATGCTGTGGGCGAGTCAGGTCGCGGCGGGCGAGGAGAACGCGCTGCGGCTGCGCGTGTATGGCACGAAGGCCGGTTTGATGTTCGACCAGCAAGCGCCGAACGAACTGTGGTTCACGCCGGTCGGCGGGGCGTCGGAGCGGATCACGCGAGGGCGCGTGCAAAGCGCCGAGGCGCTGCATGCGACGCGCGTGCCGGCGGGGCATCCGGAAGGGTATATCGAAGCGTTCGCGCAGGTTTATGCGGATGCGGCGGAGTGCATCGCGCGAGGGACGACGCAGGGGGATGAGTGGGTTACGACTGTGGAGGATGGGGTCGCGGGGTTGAGGTTTGTGGAGGCGGTGTTGAGGAGTAGTGACGCGGACGGGGAGTGGGTGGGGGTGGAGTAGAGGGGACGTGTGTCCGATATCGAAATCCTTAAGCTGCCCGCGCGGCAGCGAAGTGAGCGCGGCTTTCCTTCTCTCTTGCATAGGTTCCAAAGCTGCCTCGCACGCGAGGAGGCGGACAGGCTTGCATCCGGTTCGTTGAGGCGCAGGCGCATGCTGCGGCCCGCCGCGTCCACGATCTCGGCGACATATCGAAGATGACGAGTTTGTCGGCAGGCCGAGGATGGCGCCGATTCCGTCGAGTTTCAGCGCGACGACCTACCGGGAAGGCGCGTTTTAGCAGATGGCGTGCAGCTACCAAGCGGAGCGAACGGCGGCGCCGGCCGAGCCAATTCTAAGGAAGAAGTCGACTATCGCCAACGCGCTTTGCCCGGTCGTGTGCCTCCACTCCCGAGGAGGCATCTTCCTAATTCGACGATTCTATCGAGATTCCGAAATCAACATACCCTTCGGCACTGATGACAAGACACCACGCCATAGTCTCATCGAAGAAGTAATGGTGTTGCGGTATGTTGAGAACTGCGAAAGACATGAAGTCGTAGAACTGTTCGGGCCTCACGCGCACCGCAAAATCAAGCGATGAGTCGTTCATATAGAAGATGTCGCCGGCGAGAACCGCATGTTCTATCAAACCACTTTTGATGAAGTCTCCGATCAGTCGGATCCAATTCTCATATGTTCCCGTCAATTGCCGATAGCTGTGATTCTTACATTTCGCCCAATCGATTTTAGAGCCTTTCCACTCGAATTTGCGCGCAAGCGAATCAGCCAGACCTTCCCACTCATCCATTATGAACGGAGGGGTTGGCATCCGAGAGATTGCCTCTCTTGTCTCGTCATCAAGCGTCATAAGTCTCTCCGCGGCTTCGATGGAAGATCGAACAAGTTCTGCAGTTTAGAAGCCACCGACTCTGATGCGTCGACCTCAATCATACACACGTCGCCGGCATCCCGACAGTCAGATCATTAACAATGCTAGGTGCACCGTTCTTGCGGCGCACGTCACTCACCCGCGTCGTTTCGAACCATCCTCAGCCAAGCAACGATTAGCGTGCACCCCTTACTTCACTTAAACCTATTGCCACTCATGTCCGCTCAGTTGGATTTTCCGCTTTAATCTCCTTCGCTAGGATACGCCCTTGCAACAGACCGTTGCTTTTCGAGGAGACCACGTGCATTAATCCTCGGGCAGACCCTTCGACACCTTGTCTCGATGCGCTTGCAACTATATCTTCCTAATTACAAGATATTCTGTTCCAAGTTCCGTTTGTAATTGATGCGCTAAAGCTTCCCCTTCGGTCTTGAATTTCTCGACCGCCTGCTCACTCTTGAACCCAGAGAGCATGGGATTAT
This genomic interval carries:
- a CDS encoding Gfo/Idh/MocA family protein, which gives rise to MKRVRLGMVGGGEGAFIGAVHRMAARLDDRYELLAGALSSDPQRAAASAAAIGLPRSYDDYREMARAEASRADGIEAVAIVTPNHLHAPIATAFLEAGIHVICDKPLAVSLDEGEALAKLAREKNRVFAVTYTYTGYPLVRHARALVRNGALGDIRVVQVEYAQDWLSMPVETQANRQAAWRTDPALAGPAGCLGDIGTHAYQLAEYVTGMRPSALSAEVTTFVPGRRVDDHVQAMLRYANGARGMLWASQVAAGEENALRLRVYGTKAGLMFDQQAPNELWFTPVGGASERITRGRVQSAEALHATRVPAGHPEGYIEAFAQVYADAAECIARGTTQGDEWVTTVEDGVAGLRFVEAVLRSSDADGEWVGVE